In one Acidimicrobiales bacterium genomic region, the following are encoded:
- a CDS encoding MBL fold metallo-hydrolase — translation MAKNQKNTGAGGGGGATLHYEDGQAEVHKVVVGPFENNVFVLRCKATGDAVLLDAANEHELLLELCRDLGVRSVLETHGHWDHIQAVPAVREAGYRVAVTADDAGMLPSYDDILEDDSVVEVGRLRLHTIHTPGHTPGSMCFRLEGSPLLFSGDTLFPGGPGNTEKDPARFATIIEQIDRRLFTLPPETLVLPGHGDDTTIGTERPHLQEWVDRGW, via the coding sequence ATGGCCAAGAACCAGAAGAACACCGGCGCCGGGGGCGGCGGGGGCGCCACCCTGCACTACGAGGACGGCCAGGCCGAGGTGCACAAGGTGGTGGTCGGGCCCTTCGAGAACAACGTCTTCGTCCTGCGCTGCAAGGCCACCGGCGACGCCGTGCTCCTCGACGCCGCCAACGAGCACGAGCTCCTGCTCGAGCTCTGCCGCGACCTCGGCGTGCGCTCCGTGCTCGAGACCCATGGCCACTGGGACCACATCCAGGCCGTGCCGGCGGTCCGCGAGGCGGGCTACCGGGTAGCCGTCACCGCCGACGACGCCGGGATGCTCCCGTCGTACGACGACATCCTCGAGGACGACTCGGTGGTGGAGGTCGGCCGGCTCCGGCTCCACACCATCCACACGCCGGGCCACACACCCGGCTCGATGTGCTTCCGGCTCGAGGGCTCACCCCTCCTCTTCAGCGGCGACACGCTCTTCCCGGGCGGGCCCGGCAACACCGAGAAGGACCCGGCCCGCTTCGCCACGATCATCGAGCAGATCGACCGGAGGCTCTTCACCCTCCCGCCCGAGACGCTCGTGCTCCCCGGCCATGGCGACGACACCACCATCGGGACCGAGCGCCCCCACCTCCAGGAGTGGGTCGACCGGGGCTGGTAG
- a CDS encoding acyl-CoA dehydrogenase family protein: MNFAFSEEQEELRKTVRAFLESKSSEAEVRRLMETEEGYDTAVWKQMGEQLGLQGLHIPEEFGGSGYTYVELIVVLEEMGRRLLAAPYFSTVVLAANALIHSGDDAAKKEHLPGIAAGETIATLAFTEESGRWDEEGITMQAAKGGDGHTLSGTKTFVLDGHVADLIIVAARTDAGVSLFSVAADAAGLTRTPLATMDQTRKQARLDFDGTPATLIGTDGGGWDVLSTVLDLAAVGLAAEQVGGAQLCLEMAVQYAKDRVQFGRPIGSFQAIKHKCADMLLEVESAKSAAYYAGWCAAEMNDELPSVASLAKAYCSEAYFHATAENIQIHGGIGFTWEHPAHLYFKRAKSSELLFGDPTYHREQLAQRIGI; encoded by the coding sequence GTGAACTTCGCCTTCTCCGAGGAGCAGGAAGAGCTCCGCAAGACCGTCCGAGCGTTCCTCGAGAGCAAGTCCAGTGAGGCCGAGGTCCGTCGGCTCATGGAGACCGAGGAAGGCTACGACACCGCCGTCTGGAAGCAGATGGGCGAGCAGTTGGGCCTCCAGGGCCTCCACATCCCCGAGGAGTTCGGGGGCTCGGGCTACACCTACGTCGAGCTCATCGTCGTGCTCGAGGAGATGGGCCGCCGCCTGCTGGCGGCGCCGTACTTCTCCACCGTCGTCCTCGCCGCCAACGCGCTGATCCACTCCGGCGACGACGCCGCCAAGAAGGAGCACCTCCCCGGCATCGCCGCCGGCGAGACCATCGCCACCCTCGCCTTCACCGAGGAGAGCGGGCGCTGGGACGAGGAGGGCATCACCATGCAGGCGGCCAAGGGTGGCGACGGCCACACCCTCTCGGGCACCAAGACCTTCGTGCTCGACGGCCACGTCGCCGACCTGATCATCGTGGCGGCCCGCACCGACGCCGGCGTCAGCCTCTTCTCGGTCGCCGCCGACGCCGCCGGGCTCACCCGCACCCCGCTGGCCACCATGGACCAGACCCGCAAGCAGGCCCGCCTCGACTTCGACGGCACCCCGGCCACCCTCATCGGCACCGACGGTGGCGGCTGGGATGTGCTCTCGACGGTGCTCGACCTCGCCGCGGTCGGCCTCGCCGCCGAGCAGGTCGGTGGCGCCCAGCTGTGCCTCGAGATGGCGGTGCAGTACGCCAAGGACCGCGTGCAGTTCGGCCGGCCCATCGGCTCGTTCCAGGCCATCAAGCACAAGTGCGCCGACATGCTCCTCGAGGTCGAGTCGGCCAAGTCGGCCGCCTACTACGCCGGGTGGTGCGCGGCGGAGATGAACGACGAGCTGCCCTCGGTCGCCAGCCTGGCCAAGGCCTACTGCTCCGAGGCGTACTTCCACGCAACCGCCGAGAACATCCAGATCCACGGCGGCATCGGCTTCACCTGGGAGCACCCGGCCCACCTGTACTTCAAGCGGGCCAAGTCGTCCGAGCTGCTGTTCGGCGACCCCACCTACCACCGCGAGCAGCTGGCCCAGCGCATCGGGATCTGA